One region of Halomonas huangheensis genomic DNA includes:
- a CDS encoding phage integrase N-terminal SAM-like domain-containing protein, with the protein MKKNSHPYSLSKTRILARFSQAMRMKRYSPRTEKTYCYWIRFFIRFTGCAIPPAWGNLRPTLSWCTWRSSAISRRRRKPRH; encoded by the coding sequence ATTAAAAAAAATAGTCACCCCTACAGTTTATCCAAAACTCGCATACTTGCGCGTTTTTCTCAAGCCATGCGGATGAAGCGCTACAGCCCTCGCACCGAGAAGACTTACTGCTACTGGATTCGCTTCTTCATACGGTTCACGGGATGCGCCATCCCGCCAGCATGGGGGAACCTGAGGCCCACGCTTTCCTGGTGCACCTGGCGATCCAGCGCCATATCGCGGCGACGACGTAAACCCAGGCATTGA
- a CDS encoding TIR domain-containing protein, protein MSDKPTIFIASSSEAISVAEAVHIKLEQEMRVKFWENAFDLSSITITTLIGKTKEADYAVFVFHSDDKTIIREKEYSSVRDNVVLELGMFIGALGLEKCFILVPKSAEKTFRLPTDLAGVTASFYDDQEFDLTDAVTGCCAKIKQSVKRIEAVKTKTETTSETETLRMQLHSTQSQIWSMNHDIQRANEQSQSLLESIKLHFFSIAKPATPAEIKSWEDGAAASYLKEVKIRDHGVYYVDREVIIPPLHGAESISIIVAPSVNVYGIDKWSHNSIYYMDGFRTDARV, encoded by the coding sequence ATGAGTGATAAGCCTACAATATTTATTGCTTCATCATCAGAAGCCATATCAGTTGCCGAGGCAGTGCATATAAAGCTAGAGCAAGAAATGAGAGTAAAGTTTTGGGAAAATGCTTTTGATTTGTCGTCTATTACCATCACGACTCTGATAGGAAAAACAAAAGAAGCTGATTATGCTGTTTTTGTTTTTCATTCCGACGACAAAACTATAATTAGAGAAAAGGAATATAGCTCGGTAAGGGATAATGTTGTACTAGAGTTGGGTATGTTTATTGGTGCGTTGGGATTAGAGAAGTGCTTTATTCTGGTCCCCAAGTCTGCCGAGAAAACTTTTCGTCTACCCACTGATCTTGCAGGGGTTACTGCCAGTTTTTACGATGACCAAGAATTTGATTTAACAGATGCGGTAACGGGGTGTTGTGCAAAGATAAAGCAGTCTGTTAAAAGGATTGAGGCTGTTAAAACCAAGACAGAAACTACTAGCGAAACTGAAACTCTCAGGATGCAGCTTCATAGTACGCAGTCGCAAATATGGAGTATGAATCATGATATACAGCGCGCGAATGAGCAATCTCAGTCTCTTTTAGAGTCAATAAAGCTTCATTTTTTTTCTATCGCAAAACCAGCTACGCCAGCGGAGATAAAATCTTGGGAAGATGGTGCGGCAGCCAGTTACCTAAAAGAAGTAAAAATAAGGGATCATGGCGTGTACTACGTGGATCGAGAAGTGATTATTCCGCCGCTCCACGGGGCGGAGTCAATATCAATAATTGTGGCGCCTAGTGTGAATGTATACGGGATTGATAAATGGAGTCATAACAGCATCTACTATATGGATGGATTCAGAACTGATGCTCGCGTATAA
- a CDS encoding RNA-binding domain-containing protein, whose translation MCEDVFDLISTGESQTLEIKESVRNPLDLSRLICAFANADGGKILVGFKES comes from the coding sequence TTGTGTGAGGATGTTTTCGATTTAATTTCTACTGGGGAAAGCCAGACTCTGGAAATCAAAGAATCGGTTCGAAACCCCTTGGACTTGTCACGGCTAATCTGTGCCTTTGCAAATGCTGATGGCGGCAAGATATTGGTTGGGTTTAAAGAGAGTTGA
- a CDS encoding hydroxymethylglutaryl-CoA lyase, producing MSFPKHVRLVEVGPRDGLQNESQPITTATKLELIERLAAAGHRYIEAASFVSPKWVPQMADHREVVQALMQGGQARPGVTYSALTPNLKGLEAALECGIQEVAVFGAASESFSQKNINCSIAESLERFTPVVERALAEGVRVRGYVSCVLGCPYEGDIDPGQVASVSRALYAMGCYEVSLGDTIGTGTPLKAKRMLETVARDIPIDKLAAHFHDTYGQALANLYAVLEEGISVIDSSVAGLGGCPYAKGAAGNVASEDVVYLLNGLGIDSGVDLDKLAATGDWITQTIGRPNRSKAGVALTSR from the coding sequence ATGAGCTTCCCGAAACATGTGCGTCTCGTTGAAGTCGGCCCGCGCGATGGTCTACAGAACGAATCACAGCCGATTACCACCGCCACCAAGCTGGAGCTCATCGAGCGTCTAGCCGCAGCGGGACATCGCTACATCGAAGCGGCGAGCTTCGTCTCGCCGAAGTGGGTGCCGCAGATGGCGGATCACCGCGAGGTGGTTCAGGCACTGATGCAAGGGGGACAGGCTCGGCCCGGCGTGACCTACTCGGCGCTGACGCCAAACCTCAAGGGGCTGGAGGCCGCACTGGAGTGCGGCATTCAGGAAGTGGCGGTGTTCGGCGCGGCCTCGGAAAGCTTCTCGCAGAAGAACATCAACTGCAGCATTGCCGAATCGCTGGAGCGCTTCACGCCGGTGGTCGAAAGAGCCCTGGCCGAAGGCGTGCGCGTGCGCGGCTATGTGTCCTGCGTACTGGGCTGCCCCTATGAAGGCGATATCGATCCCGGCCAGGTGGCCAGCGTCAGCCGCGCGCTGTATGCCATGGGCTGCTACGAAGTCTCGCTGGGTGACACCATCGGCACCGGCACCCCGCTCAAGGCCAAACGCATGCTTGAGACCGTGGCCCGCGACATCCCCATCGACAAGCTCGCCGCCCACTTCCACGACACCTACGGCCAGGCACTCGCCAACCTCTACGCCGTGCTCGAGGAAGGCATCTCCGTGATCGACAGCTCCGTGGCCGGCCTGGGTGGCTGCCCATATGCCAAAGGTGCCGCCGGCAACGTCGCCAGCGAAGATGTCGTCTACCTGCTCAATGGCCTCGGCATCGACAGCGGCGTCGATCTCGACAAGCTCGCTGCCACCGGCGACTGGATCACCCAAACCATTGGACGGCCCAATCGCTCCAAGGCGGGAGTAGCACTAACCAGCCGCTGA
- a CDS encoding acetyl/propionyl/methylcrotonyl-CoA carboxylase subunit alpha produces the protein MPIRTTPFDTLLVANRGEIACRVMRTARQMGLRTVAVYSDADADARHVREADEAIRLGPAPARESYLDIQRVLDAARRSGAGAIHPGYGFLSENGEFVDACQKAGIVFVGPPASAIAAMGDKSAAKARMTDAGVPLVPGYHGQDQADDVLRREADSIGYPVLLKASAGGGGKGMRVVESGDEFQAALDGCRRESRAAFGDDRMLIEKYLTQPRHVEVQVFCDSHGNGVYLFERDCSVQRRHQKVLEEAPAPGMSEELRREMGEAAVRAAREIGYVGAGTVEFLLDAPQDQSEAQQRFYFMEMNTRLQVEHPVTEMITGEDLVEWQLRVAMGEPLPKEQSALRIDGHSFEARLYAEDADNDFLPATGQLTRFALDMQGAALSSHQVRLDSGVESGDSVSMHYDPMLAKLIVHGADRDAALATLNRALAALDIQGVVTNRGFLQRLASHPAFKAAELDTRFIERHADTLFAQQQTSAEQLASAALIALHQLAAERESQSPWDRHDGFRLNGPRQIRIALSDPGDASEPDPDSLTIVEGRHAADADAWQLSIKGRQREAIHFTASLTDLPGDALAVTLDGHRRRLQARRDGNVIVMTAAQGETRLLWRRIDAIDAGARESEASLTAPMHGTVVALLVEPGQSVSKGDALMVMEAMKMEHTLSAPADGSVDSFHFSAGDNVGQGDVLLNFSANDANG, from the coding sequence ATGCCTATCAGAACGACTCCCTTCGATACCCTGCTGGTCGCCAACCGTGGTGAGATCGCCTGTCGCGTGATGCGCACCGCACGCCAGATGGGGCTGCGTACCGTGGCGGTCTATTCCGATGCCGATGCCGATGCTCGCCATGTCCGTGAGGCCGATGAGGCCATCCGCCTTGGCCCGGCCCCGGCCCGCGAGAGCTATCTGGATATCCAGCGGGTACTCGACGCCGCACGGCGCAGTGGCGCTGGAGCCATCCACCCCGGCTACGGCTTCCTGTCGGAAAATGGCGAGTTCGTCGATGCCTGCCAAAAGGCCGGTATCGTCTTCGTCGGCCCGCCTGCCTCGGCGATTGCCGCGATGGGCGACAAGTCGGCGGCCAAGGCACGCATGACCGATGCGGGGGTGCCGCTGGTCCCCGGCTATCATGGCCAAGATCAGGCGGATGACGTATTGCGCCGCGAAGCCGATAGCATCGGCTATCCGGTACTGCTCAAGGCCAGCGCTGGTGGCGGCGGCAAGGGTATGCGCGTGGTCGAGTCCGGCGATGAGTTCCAGGCCGCACTGGACGGCTGTCGCCGCGAATCCCGAGCCGCGTTCGGCGACGACCGCATGCTGATCGAGAAGTACCTGACCCAACCGCGCCATGTGGAAGTCCAGGTGTTCTGCGACAGCCACGGCAACGGCGTCTATCTGTTCGAGCGCGATTGCAGTGTCCAGCGGCGTCATCAGAAGGTGCTGGAGGAAGCGCCGGCGCCGGGTATGAGCGAAGAACTGCGTCGCGAGATGGGCGAAGCAGCGGTACGTGCCGCACGCGAGATCGGCTATGTCGGCGCCGGTACCGTGGAATTCCTGCTCGACGCTCCTCAGGATCAATCTGAAGCCCAGCAGCGCTTCTACTTCATGGAGATGAATACCCGCCTGCAGGTCGAGCATCCGGTAACCGAGATGATCACCGGCGAGGACCTGGTGGAGTGGCAGCTACGCGTGGCCATGGGCGAGCCGCTGCCGAAGGAGCAATCGGCACTGCGCATCGACGGCCACAGCTTCGAGGCACGGCTGTACGCCGAAGATGCCGACAACGACTTCCTGCCCGCCACCGGTCAACTGACACGCTTTGCGCTGGATATGCAGGGTGCGGCCCTGAGTTCCCACCAGGTGCGCCTCGACAGCGGCGTGGAAAGCGGTGATAGCGTGTCGATGCACTACGATCCGATGCTGGCCAAGCTGATCGTGCACGGCGCGGATCGCGACGCCGCCCTTGCCACGCTCAACCGTGCACTCGCCGCCCTCGACATCCAGGGCGTGGTCACCAATCGCGGCTTTCTGCAGCGCCTCGCCAGTCATCCCGCCTTCAAGGCAGCCGAGCTAGACACACGCTTTATCGAGCGCCATGCCGACACCTTGTTCGCCCAGCAGCAAACCAGCGCCGAGCAACTGGCCAGTGCCGCGCTGATTGCCCTGCACCAGTTGGCTGCCGAGCGCGAAAGCCAGTCTCCCTGGGATCGCCATGATGGCTTTCGCCTCAATGGTCCGCGCCAGATTCGTATTGCCCTGAGCGATCCTGGCGACGCCAGTGAACCCGACCCCGACAGCCTGACGATCGTCGAAGGACGCCATGCGGCCGATGCCGATGCCTGGCAGTTGAGTATCAAGGGGCGTCAGCGCGAGGCCATCCACTTCACCGCCAGCCTGACCGATCTGCCCGGCGATGCGCTGGCGGTCACCCTCGACGGCCATCGTCGTCGCCTGCAGGCACGTCGCGATGGCAATGTGATCGTCATGACCGCCGCTCAGGGAGAAACCCGCCTGCTGTGGCGGCGTATCGACGCCATCGATGCCGGCGCTCGTGAGTCGGAAGCCTCGCTGACCGCACCGATGCATGGCACCGTGGTGGCACTGCTGGTCGAACCCGGTCAGAGTGTCAGCAAGGGCGATGCACTGATGGTGATGGAAGCCATGAAGATGGAACACACGCTGAGCGCCCCTGCCGACGGCAGCGTCGACAGCTTCCATTTCAGCGCCGGAGACAATGTCGGCCAGGGCGATGTGCTGCTGAACTTCAGCGCCAACGACGCCAACGGATAG
- a CDS encoding enoyl-CoA hydratase/isomerase family protein — MTDTTSFAKLQIDSRGVAWLTLNRPEIHNAFDDALIEQINQYLDELRQQAERNQVRVLVLGSEGKSFSAGADLNWMKRMVDYSLDDNLADSRKLSAMMHGLDTLPCPTIARVQGAAFGGAVGLAACCDIVIAAERAKFCLSEVRIGLSPAVISPYVQRAIGTRQMRRYALSAEVMDADTAQQLGLAHQVVASDQLNAAIDNMLDTLLGTSPQASRATKALLAEVASAPDSDATREHTCRVISELRVSDEGQEGLASFLDKRPPSWQDAISQTPASGTPTTPSEPRS, encoded by the coding sequence ATGACAGACACAACAAGCTTTGCAAAGCTTCAGATCGACTCCCGCGGCGTTGCCTGGCTGACCCTGAACCGCCCCGAGATTCACAATGCCTTCGATGACGCGCTGATCGAGCAGATCAATCAGTACCTGGATGAGCTGCGCCAGCAGGCCGAGCGCAACCAGGTTCGCGTGCTGGTGCTGGGTTCCGAGGGCAAGAGCTTTTCCGCCGGTGCCGACCTCAACTGGATGAAGCGCATGGTCGACTACAGCCTCGATGACAACCTCGCCGACTCCCGCAAGCTGTCGGCGATGATGCATGGCCTCGACACCCTACCCTGCCCGACCATCGCCCGTGTCCAGGGCGCGGCCTTCGGTGGCGCGGTGGGCCTCGCCGCCTGCTGCGATATTGTGATTGCCGCCGAGCGCGCAAAATTCTGCCTGTCGGAAGTCCGCATCGGCCTGTCACCCGCAGTGATCAGCCCCTACGTCCAGCGCGCCATCGGCACTCGACAGATGCGCCGCTATGCGCTGAGCGCCGAGGTCATGGATGCCGATACCGCCCAGCAGTTGGGCCTGGCCCACCAGGTGGTCGCCAGTGATCAGCTCAATGCCGCTATCGACAATATGCTCGACACGCTGCTCGGCACCTCGCCCCAGGCCAGTCGCGCCACCAAGGCCTTGCTCGCAGAGGTGGCAAGTGCGCCGGACAGTGACGCCACCCGCGAGCATACCTGCCGCGTGATCAGTGAGCTGCGGGTCAGCGACGAAGGTCAGGAAGGTCTCGCCAGCTTCCTCGACAAGCGCCCACCAAGCTGGCAGGACGCTATTTCTCAAACGCCCGCCTCCGGGACACCGACCACCCCCTCGGAGCCACGCTCATGA
- a CDS encoding carboxyl transferase domain-containing protein, whose protein sequence is MAILDTRINPRSEDFQARESAMREQVERLFELTASVQQGGGDKARERHESRGKLFVRDRIDHLLDEGSPFLEFSALAAHEVYDSDVPAAGVITGIGRVSGVECVVVANDATVKGGTYFPLTVKKHLRAQEIARKHRLPCIYLVDSGGAFLPRQDEVFPDRDHFGRIFYNQATMSAEGIPQIAVVMGSCTAGGAYVPAMADESIIVREQGTIFLGGPPLVKAATGESISAEDLGGADVHTRISGVADHYADNDAHALMLARRCVARLNWQKRGSLAMVEPRAPKHAPEELYGIVGTDLRKPFDVREVIARIVDGSDFDEFKRYYGDTLVTGFAHIHGHPVGIVANNGVLFSESAVKGAHFIELCAQRGIPLVFLQNITGFMVGSKYEHEGIAKHGAKLVTAVACAKVPKFTVLIGGSFGAGNYGMCGRAYDPNLLFMWPNARISVMGGEQAAGVLAQVKREQIERSGEQWSAEDEEAFKQPTREQYEHQGHPYYASARLWDDGVIDPAQTRDVLGLSLAAAMNAEIEDTRFGVFRM, encoded by the coding sequence ATGGCAATTCTCGATACCAGAATCAACCCGCGCTCCGAGGACTTCCAGGCCCGCGAATCGGCGATGCGTGAGCAGGTCGAGCGCCTGTTCGAGCTGACCGCCAGCGTGCAGCAAGGCGGCGGCGACAAGGCCCGCGAGCGCCACGAGTCGCGGGGCAAACTGTTTGTTCGTGATCGCATCGATCACCTGCTCGACGAAGGTTCACCGTTCCTCGAGTTCTCGGCACTGGCCGCGCATGAGGTTTACGACAGCGATGTCCCCGCCGCCGGGGTGATTACCGGCATTGGCCGCGTCAGCGGCGTCGAGTGCGTGGTCGTCGCCAACGACGCCACGGTCAAGGGCGGCACCTACTTCCCGCTGACAGTGAAGAAACATCTGCGTGCCCAGGAGATTGCCCGCAAGCATCGTCTGCCATGTATCTACCTGGTCGATTCCGGCGGTGCCTTTCTGCCACGCCAGGACGAAGTCTTCCCGGACCGCGATCACTTCGGACGCATCTTCTACAACCAGGCGACCATGTCCGCCGAGGGCATTCCGCAGATCGCTGTGGTCATGGGTTCCTGCACCGCAGGCGGCGCCTATGTCCCGGCGATGGCCGACGAGTCGATCATCGTTCGCGAACAGGGCACGATCTTTCTCGGTGGCCCGCCGCTGGTCAAGGCCGCCACCGGGGAAAGCATCAGTGCCGAGGATCTCGGCGGCGCCGATGTGCATACCCGTATCAGCGGTGTGGCCGATCACTACGCCGACAACGATGCCCATGCGCTGATGCTGGCACGGCGTTGCGTGGCCCGCCTCAACTGGCAGAAACGCGGCAGCCTGGCGATGGTTGAGCCGCGGGCGCCGAAACATGCCCCCGAGGAGCTGTACGGCATTGTCGGCACCGACCTGCGCAAGCCCTTCGATGTACGTGAGGTCATCGCGCGTATCGTCGATGGCTCCGACTTCGACGAATTCAAGCGCTACTACGGCGATACACTGGTCACTGGCTTCGCGCATATCCATGGCCACCCGGTCGGCATCGTCGCCAACAATGGGGTGTTGTTCTCGGAAAGCGCGGTCAAGGGCGCGCATTTCATCGAACTCTGCGCCCAGCGCGGCATTCCACTGGTGTTTCTGCAGAACATCACCGGCTTCATGGTCGGCTCCAAGTACGAACACGAAGGCATCGCCAAGCACGGTGCCAAGCTGGTCACCGCGGTAGCCTGCGCCAAGGTGCCCAAGTTCACGGTACTGATCGGCGGTAGCTTCGGTGCCGGTAACTATGGCATGTGTGGCCGCGCCTACGATCCCAACCTGCTGTTCATGTGGCCCAACGCACGCATCTCGGTAATGGGCGGCGAACAGGCCGCAGGTGTGTTGGCCCAGGTCAAGCGTGAGCAGATCGAACGGAGCGGAGAGCAATGGTCCGCCGAGGACGAGGAAGCCTTCAAGCAACCCACCCGCGAGCAGTACGAACACCAGGGGCATCCCTACTACGCCAGCGCACGGCTGTGGGATGACGGCGTGATCGACCCGGCGCAGACCCGCGACGTACTTGGCCTGTCACTGGCCGCGGCGATGAATGCCGAGATTGAAGACACGCGCTTCGGCGTGTTCCGTATGTAA
- a CDS encoding isovaleryl-CoA dehydrogenase, giving the protein MHNPYTPLDFGLDETLVMLRDQVNAFARDEIAPRAAEIDANNEFPNDLWQKFGDMGLLGVTVPEEDGGSGMGYLAHCIAMEEISRASASVALSYGAHSNLCVNQIKLNASPEQKAKYLPKLISGEHVGALAMSEPGAGSDVVSMKLRARKDGDRYILNGNKMWITNGPDADVLVVYAKTDPDAGSKGITAFIIEKGFKGFSTAQKLDKLGMRGSNTCELVFEDCEVPEENVLGEVGKGVRVLMRGLDFERTVLAAGPIGIMQAAMDVVVPYIHERKQFDQAIGEFQLVQGKIADMYTTLNACRAYLYAVAAACDRGRASRKDAAGVILYCAEKATQVALDAIQLLGGNGYINEYPTGRLLRDAKLYEIGAGTSEIRRMLIGREIFNESR; this is encoded by the coding sequence ATGCATAACCCTTACACCCCTCTGGATTTCGGTCTCGATGAGACCCTTGTCATGCTCCGCGACCAGGTCAACGCCTTTGCTCGTGACGAGATTGCACCGCGTGCCGCCGAGATCGATGCCAATAACGAATTCCCCAACGATCTATGGCAGAAGTTCGGTGACATGGGCCTGCTCGGCGTCACCGTGCCCGAGGAGGACGGGGGTAGCGGCATGGGCTATCTGGCCCACTGCATCGCCATGGAAGAAATCTCGCGTGCCAGTGCCTCTGTCGCCCTCTCCTACGGCGCGCATTCCAATCTGTGCGTCAACCAGATCAAGCTCAACGCCAGCCCCGAGCAAAAGGCCAAATACCTACCGAAGCTGATCAGTGGTGAACACGTCGGTGCCTTGGCGATGTCGGAGCCGGGTGCCGGTTCCGATGTGGTGTCGATGAAGCTACGCGCTCGCAAGGATGGCGACCGCTATATCCTCAACGGCAACAAGATGTGGATCACCAACGGTCCGGATGCCGATGTGCTGGTGGTCTATGCCAAGACCGATCCCGATGCCGGTTCGAAAGGCATCACCGCCTTTATTATCGAGAAGGGCTTCAAGGGCTTTTCGACCGCACAGAAGCTCGACAAGCTCGGCATGCGCGGCTCGAACACCTGCGAGCTGGTCTTCGAGGACTGCGAAGTCCCCGAGGAGAATGTCCTCGGTGAGGTCGGAAAAGGCGTACGAGTCCTGATGAGAGGACTCGATTTCGAGCGCACCGTGCTCGCCGCTGGCCCCATCGGCATCATGCAGGCTGCCATGGACGTGGTGGTGCCCTATATCCACGAGCGCAAGCAGTTCGATCAGGCGATTGGCGAATTCCAGCTGGTGCAGGGCAAGATCGCCGACATGTACACCACGCTCAATGCCTGCCGCGCCTATCTATACGCGGTGGCGGCTGCCTGTGACCGCGGCCGGGCGTCGCGCAAGGATGCCGCTGGGGTGATTCTCTACTGCGCCGAGAAGGCCACCCAGGTCGCCCTTGACGCCATTCAGTTGCTGGGCGGTAACGGCTACATCAATGAATACCCCACCGGGCGCCTGCTACGCGATGCCAAACTCTACGAGATCGGCGCCGGTACCAGCGAGATTCGCCGCATGCTGATCGGCCGGGAAATCTTCAACGAATCCAGATAA
- a CDS encoding proline racemase family protein, with translation MPSFSLMDTHAGGDVSRIVTGGIKPLPGNTVRAQMEYLRDEADGLRRLLLTEPHGIPEMSVDLLVPPCDPRAAAGYIIMEVMGYPIYSGSNTLCTATAVLETGIVEKREGRQSFNLEAPAGLVQVEAEVRNNIVQSVTCEGLPSYIDTHRALIEVPGLGEITYSVAYSGGFYAMVDATELGFKLVLEEQERLAACAHAIVTAIQLKHSYSHYHLGDVGPLPFLHFMGPVETIGPGRYRSPSATYVHPGVICRSTTGTGTSARLALMNLQGDLKPGDSLETVSLRNTRFTGTMHSSSQLGLHRVVENTISGRSHVLNQTSINIDQDDPMIDCSDLLKVIGNA, from the coding sequence ATGCCCAGCTTCTCGCTGATGGACACTCATGCTGGTGGTGATGTCAGCCGCATCGTCACGGGCGGTATCAAACCGCTACCCGGCAACACCGTACGTGCACAGATGGAATACCTGCGTGACGAAGCCGACGGCCTGCGCCGCCTGCTGCTGACCGAGCCCCATGGTATCCCCGAGATGTCAGTCGACCTGCTGGTGCCCCCCTGCGACCCCAGGGCTGCTGCTGGCTACATCATCATGGAAGTGATGGGCTACCCCATCTATTCCGGCTCCAACACGCTGTGCACCGCCACCGCGGTACTCGAGACAGGTATCGTGGAAAAACGTGAGGGCCGCCAGAGCTTCAACCTCGAAGCGCCTGCCGGACTGGTCCAGGTCGAGGCCGAGGTCCGCAACAACATCGTGCAATCGGTGACCTGCGAGGGTCTACCCAGCTATATCGACACCCACCGTGCCCTCATCGAAGTCCCCGGCCTCGGCGAAATCACCTACAGCGTGGCCTACAGCGGCGGCTTCTACGCCATGGTCGATGCCACCGAGCTTGGCTTCAAACTGGTACTGGAGGAGCAGGAACGGTTGGCCGCCTGCGCTCATGCCATCGTCACCGCCATTCAGCTCAAGCACAGCTATAGCCATTACCATCTCGGCGATGTCGGCCCACTGCCCTTCCTGCATTTCATGGGGCCTGTGGAAACCATCGGCCCAGGCCGCTACCGCTCACCGTCCGCCACCTACGTGCACCCCGGCGTGATCTGTCGCAGTACCACCGGCACCGGCACCTCTGCGCGGCTGGCATTGATGAACCTGCAGGGTGATCTCAAACCCGGCGACAGCCTGGAAACGGTATCGCTGCGCAATACCCGCTTCACCGGCACCATGCACAGCAGCAGCCAGCTGGGCCTGCATCGCGTCGTGGAGAACACCATCAGCGGCCGCAGCCATGTGCTCAACCAGACCAGCATCAATATCGACCAGGACGACCCGATGATCGATTGCAGCGACCTGCTCAAGGTGATCGGCAACGCCTGA
- a CDS encoding alcohol dehydrogenase catalytic domain-containing protein, with the protein MTHIPASMHAMLLTAHGDVDKLVYHDDVPIPQPGPGEVLVQVTATAKNNTDRKAREGLYPTRDKLDVTSFAMGGEPTLTFPRIQGADIVGRVAAVGEGVDSARIGERGLLDFNIYADQRPDINLTPDYYGHGADGGFAEYVVVPAAQFHHVANAELADAELASMGMCSYQTAYHMMTSAGIRAGERVLVTGASGGVGTALIQLCRTVGAIPYALSQPDKAEALLKLGAEAVFDRHHIDKLEALVRKATGDRPIDAVMDLVGGEMTDRFIDTMIFDMQARDSYPRLSIAGASGGNLSEIMWTRIYLYQVQIFGVSHGTREEAAQLVEWIRNGQLHPVLHGAFRLSDLHQAERYFVERSKGFLGKIVIVPDSQWQEHGAPFAITPN; encoded by the coding sequence ATGACCCATATCCCCGCCAGCATGCATGCCATGCTGCTCACCGCCCATGGCGACGTGGACAAACTTGTCTATCACGACGACGTGCCGATCCCCCAGCCGGGACCAGGCGAAGTATTGGTACAGGTCACCGCTACCGCCAAGAACAACACCGACCGCAAGGCACGCGAGGGGCTCTACCCGACACGCGACAAGCTGGATGTGACGTCCTTCGCCATGGGCGGTGAACCGACGCTGACCTTTCCGAGGATTCAGGGCGCCGATATCGTCGGCCGCGTCGCTGCAGTGGGGGAAGGCGTCGACAGCGCTCGCATCGGTGAACGCGGCCTGCTGGACTTCAATATCTATGCCGACCAGCGTCCCGATATCAACCTGACACCGGACTACTATGGCCACGGTGCAGATGGTGGTTTTGCTGAGTATGTGGTGGTCCCGGCCGCTCAGTTCCATCATGTCGCCAATGCTGAGCTTGCCGATGCTGAGCTGGCTTCCATGGGCATGTGCTCCTACCAGACCGCCTACCACATGATGACCTCGGCGGGCATTCGCGCCGGCGAGCGCGTGCTGGTCACCGGTGCCAGCGGCGGCGTGGGCACCGCGCTGATTCAGCTCTGCCGCACCGTCGGCGCCATCCCTTACGCCCTGAGCCAGCCCGACAAGGCGGAAGCGCTGCTGAAACTCGGCGCCGAGGCGGTATTCGACCGCCATCATATCGATAAGCTGGAAGCGCTGGTGCGCAAGGCCACCGGCGATCGTCCCATCGATGCGGTCATGGACCTGGTGGGTGGCGAGATGACCGACCGCTTCATCGACACCATGATCTTCGACATGCAGGCCCGCGACAGCTATCCCCGCCTGTCGATTGCCGGCGCCAGCGGCGGCAACCTCAGCGAGATCATGTGGACGCGCATCTATCTGTACCAGGTGCAGATCTTCGGCGTCTCCCACGGCACCCGTGAAGAAGCCGCACAACTGGTGGAGTGGATTCGCAACGGCCAACTACACCCGGTGCTGCATGGCGCCTTCCGACTCTCCGATCTGCATCAGGCCGAGCGCTACTTCGTCGAACGCAGCAAGGGCTTTCTCGGCAAGATCGTCATCGTTCCCGATTCTCAGTGGCAGGAACATGGCGCGCCCTTCGCCATCACTCCCAACTGA